The following proteins are encoded in a genomic region of Leptospira yasudae:
- a CDS encoding DUF1963 domain-containing protein yields the protein MSTPISAAKKLVLEYPYPKGLLEKIPAEGTYYDGTSSVYFGDDETVTPKILAQALRYFIDIDEKETPEKKIPLGASKMKGLPHLPNAKFWPKETYFFAQLNIAEFKKYDIENLFPDAGILYIFDTVEGEFILKFYEGPIENLKVIEYPDEDSLPEPEYYLEEYRDAAYRLSFSPKYLFYVAGDAYDYRTIAKLLPKALYDKLTKLLKAEVATWNPSLRIFGRPLFWQGEDERMDDEDDEESGKSRRKKPSLAIEENSEILIFHSEIGEGHFHIRIDRKDLKKKKFEKAYSTYSGT from the coding sequence ATGAGCACCCCGATTTCTGCAGCAAAAAAACTCGTTCTCGAATATCCGTATCCGAAAGGTCTTTTGGAAAAGATTCCGGCGGAAGGAACTTATTACGACGGAACTTCTTCGGTGTATTTCGGCGACGATGAGACGGTTACGCCGAAGATTCTTGCCCAAGCATTGCGCTACTTCATCGATATCGACGAAAAGGAAACCCCGGAAAAGAAGATTCCACTCGGCGCCTCGAAGATGAAAGGGCTTCCGCATCTTCCCAACGCGAAATTCTGGCCGAAAGAAACGTATTTTTTCGCGCAGCTCAATATCGCCGAATTCAAAAAGTATGATATTGAAAATCTCTTTCCGGACGCAGGAATTCTTTATATCTTCGATACGGTCGAAGGCGAGTTCATCTTAAAATTTTACGAAGGACCGATCGAGAATTTAAAAGTCATAGAATACCCAGACGAGGATTCCCTTCCCGAACCGGAATATTATTTGGAAGAATACAGGGACGCGGCCTACAGACTTTCCTTTTCACCGAAATATCTTTTCTATGTGGCGGGCGACGCGTACGACTACAGAACGATCGCGAAACTTCTCCCGAAAGCGTTGTACGACAAGCTGACCAAACTTCTCAAGGCCGAAGTCGCGACCTGGAATCCGAGCCTTAGAATTTTCGGAAGACCCCTATTTTGGCAGGGAGAAGACGAACGTATGGACGATGAGGACGACGAAGAAAGCGGCAAATCCCGTCGTAAGAAACCCTCCCTTGCAATCGAAGAAAATTCGGAAATCCTAATATTCCATTCCGAAATCGGCGAAGGACACTTTCACATTCGAATCGATCGGAAGGATTTGAAGAAGAAAAAATTCGAGAAAGCCTACTCGACCTATTCGGGAACGTAA
- the pyk gene encoding pyruvate kinase translates to MKSESSVFRKTKIICTIGPATADKKMIQALAEAGMNVARLNMSHGNHDFHRSIIRNIKALNKDVLKNPIAILLDTQGPEIRTGDLQVDHLDLKVGETFTFHIIPGEESEEQSVFVNYKDIVKDLKVGDPVTVDNGLINLVVEEINDSALKCKVLDGGRLGSRKHINLPGIRVNLPSITAKDHKDILFGLEEDVDFIALSFVRSVEDINQLKQIIEENEGHAQIIAKIEDQEAVRNMKEIVAASDGVMVARGDLGVEVPIEELPILQRAIIKECALKGKRVIVATHLLESMISNPSPTRAEVTDVANAIYEEADAIMLSGETAAGKFPIRCVEMMDKIAQRVEKTGGVNYVKDKIPQDKKEQMARSASELADSLKCPAIIVITRRGTTALNVAGFHPHYPLIYAFTNMTTVRRKLWLTRGVIPYRIDFSRDPEKTIRLAIETLKKAGRIEDGDQVVILSDIIAGEDRVETIQIREVKTYPAIEPETASK, encoded by the coding sequence ATGAAGAGCGAATCCTCTGTTTTTAGAAAAACGAAAATTATCTGTACCATCGGACCTGCCACCGCCGATAAAAAAATGATTCAGGCGCTCGCCGAAGCGGGGATGAACGTGGCTCGACTGAACATGTCCCACGGGAATCACGACTTTCACAGAAGCATCATTCGCAATATTAAGGCTCTCAATAAAGACGTTCTCAAAAATCCGATCGCGATTCTACTCGATACGCAAGGTCCCGAAATCAGAACGGGGGATCTTCAGGTCGATCACCTCGATTTGAAAGTCGGAGAGACGTTCACCTTTCATATCATTCCCGGAGAAGAATCCGAGGAACAATCCGTTTTCGTAAATTACAAGGACATCGTCAAAGATCTCAAAGTAGGAGATCCGGTCACGGTGGACAACGGTTTGATCAATCTCGTCGTAGAAGAGATCAACGATTCCGCTCTCAAGTGTAAGGTTTTGGACGGAGGAAGGCTCGGTTCGAGAAAGCACATCAATCTTCCCGGAATCCGCGTAAATCTTCCTTCGATCACGGCAAAGGATCATAAGGACATTCTTTTCGGATTGGAAGAAGACGTGGACTTTATCGCACTTTCCTTTGTCCGTTCGGTGGAAGACATCAACCAGCTGAAACAAATCATCGAAGAAAACGAAGGTCACGCGCAGATCATCGCAAAGATCGAAGATCAGGAAGCGGTTCGCAACATGAAAGAGATCGTAGCGGCCTCGGACGGAGTCATGGTCGCACGCGGCGATCTCGGTGTGGAAGTTCCGATCGAAGAACTTCCGATTTTGCAAAGAGCCATCATCAAAGAATGCGCTCTCAAAGGAAAACGAGTCATCGTTGCGACTCACCTCTTGGAATCGATGATCAGCAATCCTTCTCCCACAAGAGCCGAGGTAACGGACGTCGCAAACGCGATCTACGAAGAAGCGGACGCGATCATGTTGTCGGGCGAAACCGCCGCCGGAAAATTCCCGATCCGCTGTGTGGAGATGATGGACAAGATCGCTCAGCGCGTCGAAAAGACGGGCGGAGTGAATTACGTAAAAGATAAAATTCCTCAGGACAAAAAAGAACAGATGGCGAGATCCGCGTCGGAACTTGCAGATTCTCTAAAGTGTCCCGCGATCATCGTGATCACGAGAAGGGGGACGACCGCGCTCAACGTGGCGGGATTTCATCCTCATTATCCTTTGATCTACGCGTTTACGAATATGACTACGGTTCGCCGGAAACTTTGGCTGACACGCGGAGTGATTCCGTATCGGATCGATTTTTCCAGAGATCCTGAAAAGACGATCCGACTTGCGATCGAAACCCTAAAGAAAGCGGGGAGAATCGAGGACGGAGATCAGGTTGTGATTCTATCCGACATCATCGCCGGAGAGGATCGTGTGGAGACCATTCAGATCCGCGAAGTAAAAACGTATCCTGCAATCGAACCGGAAACCGCTTCCAAATAA
- the asd gene encoding aspartate-semialdehyde dehydrogenase, translated as MSRVKVAVLGATGSVGQRFIQLLENHPYFEVTHLCASENSAGKTYGEVMKTRWKISSDIPAYAKNIVITTPDPEKTKGVALAFSGLDASIAGEVETNYANAGIHIISNSKNHRMDPTVPLLSAEVNASHLDVLTSQKTKGKIITNSNCTIMGVTISLKPLYDRFGIESVMLFSMQAISGAGYPGVPTMDILGNVVPHIGGEEEKAEIEPLKCLGKVENGKIVHADFPISAHCNRVPVFDGHTVCVSVKFKKKPTQEEILAAWKEFSGEPQKLGLPLAPNPPILYREEADRPQPRLDLDTGKGMTTVIGRLRPDPVFDWKYVVLSHNTIRGAAGAALLNAELLYKKNFLG; from the coding sequence ATGAGCAGGGTCAAAGTTGCCGTTTTAGGCGCCACCGGTTCCGTAGGTCAGCGATTCATTCAATTGCTGGAGAATCATCCGTACTTTGAAGTCACACATCTTTGTGCTTCCGAAAACAGCGCCGGCAAGACGTACGGCGAGGTTATGAAGACGAGATGGAAGATTTCTTCCGATATTCCTGCTTATGCAAAAAACATCGTCATCACGACTCCCGATCCCGAAAAAACCAAGGGTGTCGCATTAGCATTTTCCGGTTTGGACGCGAGCATCGCGGGCGAAGTGGAAACGAACTACGCGAATGCGGGAATTCATATCATATCCAATTCTAAAAATCATAGAATGGACCCGACGGTTCCTCTTCTTTCCGCGGAAGTCAACGCGTCGCACCTAGACGTTCTGACTTCTCAAAAGACCAAAGGAAAGATCATCACCAATTCGAACTGTACGATCATGGGCGTTACGATTTCTCTCAAGCCACTTTACGATCGTTTCGGAATCGAATCCGTTATGCTTTTTTCGATGCAGGCGATCAGCGGCGCGGGTTATCCCGGAGTTCCGACCATGGACATTTTAGGAAACGTGGTTCCTCATATCGGAGGAGAAGAAGAAAAAGCGGAGATCGAACCTCTCAAATGCCTCGGCAAAGTGGAGAACGGCAAAATCGTTCACGCGGATTTTCCGATTTCCGCACATTGCAACCGCGTTCCGGTCTTTGACGGACATACGGTATGTGTGTCGGTGAAGTTTAAAAAGAAACCGACGCAGGAGGAAATTCTTGCCGCTTGGAAAGAATTTTCCGGAGAACCGCAAAAGCTCGGACTTCCGCTCGCTCCGAATCCTCCGATTTTATATCGGGAAGAAGCGGATCGTCCGCAGCCGAGATTGGATCTCGATACAGGAAAGGGCATGACTACGGTAATCGGTCGTCTCAGACCCGATCCTGTGTTCGATTGGAAATATGTCGTCTTGAGTCACAATACGATTCGAGGAGCGGCGGGCGCTGCGTTATTAAATGCAGAACTTCTTTACAAAAAAAATTTCCTTGGATGA
- a CDS encoding MBOAT family O-acyltransferase → MNFTTPQYFLFFAIVWCVRWAFAAFFPKKNVFVLYFLLSVSYFFYLSWDYRFGALILFTTVLDYSVGRGLDAEENLRKRKILLLLSLIGNLAVLGFFKYFNFFTDSFLTLFHSFGWNVEAPALKVILPVGISFYTFQSLSYSIDVYRKQIPAEKNFAHYALFLSFFPQLVAGPIVSARILLPALRSLFRWENVPIREGIWLILLGFVKKAVIADRISVISDFAYQFPESVSTVFAWMGVVSYAIQIYCDFSGYTDIAIGSALLLGVRLPENFKLPYTADSFSDFWRRWHISLSGWLREYLYIPLGGNRISGLVTYRNLLITMLLGGLWHGASWNFVVWGFLHGLCLALERWFRDRIRFPWTEGSLAARIAKILYQIFVILSVCLIWIFFRSKTFSGSMDLFVALFRFRDGIEPTYTMQTQFLTIFGLMAAAAWIGRKEEFSGSFSSFRENLHWSLFALWSALGFIVGVVLTVETKPFLYFVF, encoded by the coding sequence ATGAATTTTACGACTCCACAATACTTTCTTTTTTTTGCAATCGTTTGGTGCGTTCGATGGGCTTTTGCCGCCTTCTTTCCGAAGAAGAATGTTTTCGTTTTGTATTTTCTTCTTTCGGTCAGTTATTTTTTCTATCTTTCCTGGGATTATCGCTTCGGGGCCTTGATCCTTTTTACGACCGTTCTGGATTACTCCGTGGGCCGGGGTTTGGACGCCGAGGAGAATCTTCGAAAACGGAAAATTCTTCTCCTTCTTTCTTTAATCGGAAATCTTGCGGTCCTCGGTTTTTTTAAGTATTTCAATTTCTTTACGGATTCGTTTTTAACGCTCTTTCATTCGTTTGGCTGGAACGTCGAGGCTCCTGCTTTGAAGGTGATTCTACCCGTTGGGATTTCGTTTTATACGTTTCAATCGCTGAGTTATTCGATCGACGTTTATAGAAAACAAATCCCGGCGGAAAAGAATTTCGCGCATTACGCCCTATTCCTTTCCTTTTTTCCGCAGCTCGTGGCGGGACCCATCGTTTCAGCGAGAATTCTTCTGCCTGCGCTTCGTTCCCTGTTTCGCTGGGAGAACGTTCCGATTCGAGAAGGAATTTGGCTGATTCTTTTGGGTTTCGTGAAGAAGGCAGTGATCGCCGACCGTATTTCCGTGATTTCCGACTTCGCTTATCAATTTCCGGAATCCGTTTCCACCGTTTTTGCCTGGATGGGCGTCGTTTCGTATGCGATCCAGATATACTGCGATTTTTCCGGTTATACGGACATCGCGATCGGTTCGGCGCTTCTTCTGGGAGTTCGTCTTCCTGAGAATTTCAAACTTCCGTATACGGCGGATAGTTTTTCCGATTTCTGGAGAAGATGGCATATATCCCTGTCCGGTTGGCTCCGCGAATATCTTTACATTCCTCTCGGAGGAAATCGAATCAGCGGACTTGTGACCTATCGCAATCTTTTGATCACCATGCTTCTCGGCGGTTTGTGGCACGGCGCGAGTTGGAACTTCGTCGTCTGGGGATTTTTACACGGGCTTTGTTTGGCTTTGGAGCGATGGTTTCGGGACCGGATCCGTTTCCCTTGGACGGAAGGTTCGCTCGCGGCTCGGATCGCGAAAATCCTATATCAGATTTTTGTAATTCTTTCCGTATGTTTGATCTGGATCTTTTTCCGATCCAAAACGTTTTCGGGGTCGATGGATCTGTTTGTCGCTCTTTTTCGGTTTCGCGACGGAATTGAGCCCACTTACACGATGCAGACTCAGTTCCTGACGATTTTTGGGCTGATGGCTGCGGCGGCCTGGATCGGCAGAAAAGAGGAATTCTCCGGTTCTTTTTCATCCTTTCGGGAGAATCTTCACTGGAGTCTTTTCGCTTTATGGAGCGCTCTCGGTTTTATCGTGGGCGTCGTCTTGACCGTGGAAACAAAACCCTTTCTCTATTTCGTTTTTTGA
- a CDS encoding PP2C family protein-serine/threonine phosphatase, which yields MSEDLDFEVEMFLSKLRLLGSKSGIETQEIDRNELKQTLFQILREDMVYSLQKILSGTKFVNDSFPDLTPIHREILAILKELGNYHRPHPGRDYSRISLLESWFQALSKTWTFNLQRVVDTFQIYRWKLYSFTEERPFTYQSPSQVIERILSPEGSGLNFAQIYEAEVLLRKNFQFHLLRKIGSENRLKYLISTEILSLESDSLIQNLHAVISTRLEELLNTRQLEHENTLKEKLDLEKEFRQAEKIQKKSLRADLPGPEESVRMQVLYKPVLPVGGDFYTIRRISGTEYGIFLADISGHGIGAALFFNTLKSSFEKNSGYWERPGKLLRKINEDVYGKLNDNFITAIYIYLNIKKKLIKYSNAGHNKGIIFNHSMPNFKLRFLSPGGKVLGIFPKMDYKEKELRISSGDRIAIFTDGIPETHSPEQKMLGDRELYRWLTKRSSVGTIAPASEVTPESIDQHLIEFRGSSKAEDDICLILIDIM from the coding sequence TTGTCCGAGGATCTGGACTTCGAAGTGGAAATGTTTTTGTCCAAACTTCGGCTTCTCGGTTCTAAAAGCGGAATCGAAACTCAGGAAATCGATCGAAACGAACTCAAACAAACCTTGTTTCAGATTCTTCGAGAGGACATGGTTTATTCTCTGCAAAAAATTCTCTCCGGCACGAAATTCGTAAACGATTCCTTTCCGGACCTAACACCGATTCATCGCGAAATTCTCGCGATCCTCAAGGAACTCGGAAATTATCACAGACCGCATCCAGGGCGGGACTACTCGAGAATTTCTTTGCTCGAATCCTGGTTTCAGGCGCTTTCGAAAACGTGGACATTCAACCTCCAAAGAGTCGTGGACACGTTTCAGATATATCGTTGGAAGTTGTATTCCTTTACCGAAGAACGTCCTTTTACGTATCAAAGCCCGTCTCAAGTCATCGAAAGAATCCTTTCTCCCGAAGGCTCCGGCCTAAACTTCGCGCAAATCTACGAGGCAGAAGTACTTTTACGGAAGAATTTTCAATTTCATCTTTTACGGAAAATCGGATCGGAAAACCGGCTCAAATATCTGATTTCCACGGAGATTTTAAGCTTAGAATCCGATTCTCTTATCCAAAATTTACACGCAGTCATCTCCACACGTTTGGAAGAACTGCTCAATACGCGGCAGTTAGAACACGAGAACACTTTGAAAGAAAAGCTCGATCTCGAAAAAGAATTCCGCCAAGCGGAGAAGATTCAGAAAAAATCCTTACGCGCGGATCTCCCCGGTCCCGAAGAAAGCGTAAGAATGCAGGTTCTCTACAAACCAGTGCTTCCTGTGGGAGGAGACTTTTATACGATCCGCCGGATTTCCGGCACCGAATATGGGATTTTTCTCGCGGACATTTCCGGTCACGGAATCGGAGCCGCCTTGTTTTTCAATACGCTCAAATCCAGCTTTGAGAAGAATTCCGGATATTGGGAACGCCCTGGCAAACTCTTGCGAAAAATCAACGAAGATGTCTATGGCAAACTAAACGATAATTTCATTACAGCAATCTACATCTACTTAAACATTAAAAAGAAGCTAATTAAATACTCCAATGCTGGTCATAATAAAGGGATTATTTTTAATCATTCGATGCCCAATTTTAAGCTCAGATTTCTTTCACCCGGAGGAAAGGTTCTTGGCATTTTTCCGAAAATGGACTACAAGGAAAAGGAGCTTCGAATTAGCTCTGGAGACAGAATTGCAATTTTTACTGATGGAATCCCGGAAACTCATAGCCCAGAACAAAAAATGCTGGGGGATCGGGAGTTGTACCGCTGGTTGACCAAACGATCTTCCGTCGGAACGATCGCTCCCGCAAGCGAAGTTACGCCGGAAAGCATTGATCAGCACTTAATCGAATTCAGGGGTTCCTCCAAGGCAGAGGATGATATATGCTTAATATTAATCGATATTATGTGA
- a CDS encoding phosphatidylinositol phospholipase: MASKVKRSSFQKLLNAMKKMSLEVNDYEICRRLETIMMTSKEDLSQVVVKSLLDNPLDFDPKTLPEPYGQYIRHFVYMVKRNKKQGIDTNFDAPSGSRTSDKQASLPMDLTKAPAKKAASKKASKR, translated from the coding sequence ATGGCTTCCAAAGTGAAACGGTCTTCTTTTCAAAAATTGCTGAACGCAATGAAAAAGATGTCTCTCGAGGTAAACGATTACGAAATTTGCAGACGATTGGAAACGATCATGATGACGAGCAAAGAAGATCTGAGCCAAGTAGTCGTGAAGTCTCTTCTGGATAATCCTCTTGATTTTGATCCGAAAACGTTGCCGGAACCCTATGGCCAATACATCCGTCACTTCGTATACATGGTCAAAAGAAACAAAAAACAGGGGATCGATACGAACTTTGACGCCCCGTCCGGTTCAAGAACGTCCGACAAGCAAGCATCTCTTCCGATGGACCTAACAAAAGCGCCCGCTAAAAAAGCAGCCTCCAAAAAAGCCTCAAAACGCTAA
- a CDS encoding helix-turn-helix domain-containing protein → MLNFKHLPFVHPSFFNPFFAENSSLETTRKEFASAFEEWVRISGATCGVLTLSSDRGQSLEEVASVGYDEDGFFYSFLSRSTGNLDRLNRSSDFFPIWFVATENDMFHPDSAGCLVAGIRGNSFLEGFFLAEFLEKPPDSVLLLWALAAQKISANAEVKTSVLKAHSSSHSRIDSLKKEGVADFLAEISGCDSPPEWLERKNSWARILGPAGSGKKTLGKWLHRNLNPEKGILVLGFLPEQISKLEKSLDEWIRMTDSGTILIEGAEKFTSIQQKFFFQLLSAASGEFRLIFTETAGVEPNEIFRPFREFLLQKTIEIPGLDKLNSSQKRTAIRLILEELKESSGREDLRLSEENLQKIAKMGFEKNLSGLRNLLEESILSSSGSEIEIQDRTEIRDRILTIPDSEDLDLRRAVEAVERQKILLAQKLFGGNQIRMARALGISRGSLQYKLKQLEIG, encoded by the coding sequence ATGCTTAATTTTAAACATCTTCCCTTTGTGCATCCGTCCTTTTTCAACCCATTCTTTGCGGAGAATTCTTCCTTGGAAACTACTAGGAAAGAGTTTGCAAGCGCTTTTGAAGAATGGGTTCGCATTTCCGGTGCGACGTGCGGAGTTCTTACGTTGAGTTCCGACCGCGGTCAAAGTCTGGAAGAGGTCGCGAGCGTCGGTTACGACGAGGACGGATTTTTCTATTCTTTCTTATCGCGGTCCACCGGGAACTTAGATCGACTCAATCGCAGTTCCGACTTTTTTCCGATCTGGTTTGTGGCCACGGAAAACGATATGTTCCATCCAGATTCCGCCGGGTGCTTGGTGGCCGGGATCCGGGGGAACTCTTTCTTGGAAGGATTTTTTCTCGCCGAATTTTTGGAGAAACCTCCCGATTCCGTTCTTTTGCTTTGGGCTTTGGCGGCTCAAAAAATCTCGGCAAATGCGGAGGTGAAAACCTCCGTTTTGAAAGCGCATTCTTCTTCTCATTCTCGCATTGATTCTTTGAAAAAAGAAGGGGTCGCGGATTTTCTTGCGGAAATTTCCGGCTGTGATTCTCCTCCGGAATGGCTCGAAAGAAAAAATTCTTGGGCTCGAATTTTGGGCCCTGCTGGTTCCGGAAAAAAGACTCTCGGGAAATGGCTGCATCGAAATCTGAACCCGGAAAAAGGAATTCTGGTTTTGGGATTTTTGCCCGAGCAGATTTCCAAGCTGGAAAAATCCTTGGACGAGTGGATTCGAATGACCGATTCCGGTACGATTCTAATCGAGGGCGCGGAAAAATTTACCTCGATCCAACAAAAATTCTTCTTTCAACTTTTGTCCGCGGCGTCGGGAGAATTTCGTCTGATTTTTACCGAAACCGCCGGTGTCGAACCCAACGAAATCTTCCGTCCGTTTCGGGAATTTTTACTCCAAAAGACGATCGAAATTCCGGGTTTGGACAAACTAAATTCTTCTCAAAAACGAACCGCGATCCGGTTGATTTTGGAGGAATTGAAAGAATCTTCCGGTCGCGAAGACCTTCGTCTTTCGGAAGAAAATCTTCAAAAGATCGCAAAAATGGGGTTTGAGAAAAATCTTTCTGGCTTGCGCAATCTTTTGGAAGAATCTATTTTGAGTTCCTCCGGTTCCGAAATTGAAATTCAGGACCGAACGGAAATTCGGGATCGAATTCTGACGATTCCCGATTCCGAAGATCTCGATCTCCGCAGGGCGGTCGAGGCCGTGGAACGGCAGAAGATTCTTTTGGCCCAAAAATTATTCGGCGGAAATCAAATTCGAATGGCGCGGGCCCTCGGAATTTCGAGGGGATCTTTGCAATACAAACTCAAACAATTGGAGATTGGCTAA
- a CDS encoding ParA family protein, translating to MIVVSIANQKGGEGKTTTSLNLSMGLARRGKKTLLVDIDPQANSTGIFTNPETLEKSMHGVFNSKMTIKEIMIETKQPNLYLAPSKTNLAEVETLSGTSVDAPYILRDALQGVDGIEFCIIDCPPSLSIFTINALVGSNYVVIPLQAEKFSVDGIVGLQQTITSIKKRINPGLEILGALVTQLKPQTLLTKTIVPVLTKYFRIFETSISDGVAVGESHLAKKSVFEYNKTSKQAQEYEGFIEEFLNELKK from the coding sequence ATGATAGTTGTATCTATAGCAAACCAGAAAGGCGGAGAAGGAAAAACGACTACTTCTCTCAATCTGTCCATGGGGCTCGCGAGAAGAGGAAAAAAAACCCTGCTCGTCGACATCGATCCTCAGGCAAATTCAACCGGCATTTTTACGAATCCGGAGACTCTGGAAAAATCGATGCACGGGGTTTTTAACTCGAAAATGACGATCAAAGAAATCATGATCGAAACCAAACAGCCCAATTTGTATCTAGCGCCTTCGAAAACAAATCTTGCCGAAGTGGAAACCCTTTCCGGAACTTCCGTCGACGCCCCTTACATCTTGAGAGATGCTCTCCAAGGTGTGGACGGAATCGAATTTTGCATCATCGACTGCCCTCCCAGTTTGTCGATTTTTACGATCAACGCATTAGTTGGATCAAACTATGTTGTGATCCCTTTGCAGGCAGAAAAATTTTCCGTGGATGGAATCGTCGGGCTACAGCAAACGATTACGAGCATCAAAAAAAGAATCAATCCCGGGCTTGAAATCTTAGGCGCGCTCGTGACGCAACTCAAGCCGCAAACACTTTTGACCAAAACGATCGTCCCCGTTCTTACGAAATATTTCCGTATTTTTGAAACGAGCATCTCCGACGGAGTGGCTGTGGGAGAATCTCATCTTGCAAAAAAATCGGTATTTGAGTATAACAAAACGAGCAAGCAGGCCCAAGAATACGAAGGCTTTATTGAGGAGTTTTTGAATGAGCTCAAAAAGTAA
- a CDS encoding ParB/RepB/Spo0J family partition protein, producing the protein MSSKSKRLGSLADVFQAEKLEGTVKKIRLDKILPSENQPRQDRKKGVEDLARSLEKDGLLQPIIVTKQNPEDENYRIVAGERRYHAAKQLGWLEVECKILDRDEKETFRLAIIENLQRENLSPYEEVEAMSHLKTSFKYTDQELGTLFGKSRSYMTELLGISDLSKDELKFCKEAGIESKNLLIQAVSASRKGTFSEFLNLFQTGALKTVKDAKSFNREEDNLFSPKALSTSVPKTSSSGSKTTEYKITKKQGLIQISSENEELLGEILKLIKKEIRKKFESA; encoded by the coding sequence ATGAGCTCAAAAAGTAAACGGCTCGGTTCCCTCGCGGACGTATTCCAAGCTGAAAAGCTGGAAGGAACCGTCAAAAAAATCCGCCTTGATAAAATTCTTCCGTCGGAAAATCAGCCTCGCCAAGACCGAAAAAAAGGCGTGGAAGATCTTGCGAGAAGTTTGGAAAAAGACGGACTTCTCCAACCCATCATCGTAACAAAACAAAATCCCGAAGACGAAAATTATAGAATCGTTGCGGGAGAAAGAAGATACCACGCAGCCAAACAACTCGGCTGGCTCGAAGTGGAATGTAAAATTTTAGACCGGGATGAAAAAGAAACCTTTCGGCTCGCCATCATCGAAAACCTTCAAAGAGAAAACTTATCGCCTTATGAAGAAGTCGAGGCCATGTCTCACCTGAAGACCAGCTTCAAATACACGGACCAAGAGTTGGGAACATTATTCGGAAAAAGCAGAAGTTATATGACGGAACTCCTCGGAATTTCCGACTTGAGTAAAGACGAATTGAAATTTTGCAAAGAAGCCGGAATCGAAAGTAAGAACCTATTGATCCAGGCGGTTTCCGCGTCCCGCAAAGGGACATTTTCTGAATTCTTGAATTTATTCCAAACCGGGGCACTCAAAACGGTCAAGGACGCGAAGTCGTTTAATCGCGAAGAAGACAACCTCTTCTCTCCCAAGGCATTAAGCACTTCGGTTCCAAAAACTTCCTCTTCGGGGTCCAAAACGACCGAATATAAAATCACGAAGAAACAAGGTTTGATTCAGATCAGTTCCGAAAACGAAGAGTTGCTCGGAGAGATTCTAAAGCTGATCAAAAAAGAAATCCGCAAGAAATTCGAATCCGCATAA